A single Vigna radiata var. radiata cultivar VC1973A chromosome 8, Vradiata_ver6, whole genome shotgun sequence DNA region contains:
- the LOC106770677 gene encoding putative cysteine-rich receptor-like protein kinase 20 gives MAQPRLLYFLFCLLITNSISQVIAANTTQNFHYFCDHDNDRGDYTANSTYHTNLNTLLSTLISNTETHYGFYNFSNGENTDKVYAIGLCRGDVQPENCRTCLNGSRTNLTELCPNRKEAIGWYEDEQCMLRYSDRNIFGLMEIGPAFYANNDRNASDLDEFNEDVNTLLRNLSRIAASGDSRVKYAADDKLSGSKVIYGLVQCTPDLEESECANCLYQSIERIPIDCCKDKIGGRVVRPSCNMRFETSFKFYGDPAFVPPVPTGKRNAIIIAVSVVVIVSAVLTYMYIRLNGRNSWTNLETLQENLYDDDNDGIDASESLQIRFNIIRDATNDFSNSNKLGQGGFGAVYRGKLPNGQEVAVKRLSATSRQGDAEFKNEVLLVAKLQHRNLVRLLGFCMEGTEKLLVYEFVPNKSLDYFIFDETKRAQLDWDRRFKIIAGTARGILYLHQDSRLRIIHRDLKAGNILLDEEMNPKIADFGVARLFVVDQTHEDTQRVIGTFGYMAPEYAVFGKISEKSDVFSFGVLMLEIVSGKKITSIQQGEETGYLCHIVSRNVVPFMLFGVGKYEI, from the exons ATGGCTCAGCCAAGGCTACTTTACTTTCTCTTTTGTCTTCTGATAACAAATTCTATATCTCAAGTTATAGCAGCCAACACTACACAAAACTTCCACTACTTCTGTGATCATGATAACGATAGAGGAGACTACACGGCCAACAGCACCTACCACACCAACCTCAACACCCTTTTGTCCACTCTCATTTCCAATACAGAAACCCATTACGGTTTCTACAATTTCTCAAATGGCGAAAACACTGATAAAGTGTACGCCATTGGGCTGTGTAGAGGAGATGTTCAGCCAGAGAACTGCCGCACATGCCTCAACGGTTCCAGGACCAATCTCACTGAACTTTGTCCAAACCGAAAGGAAGCAATTGGTTGGTACGAGGATGAGCAGTGTATGTTGCGCTACTCAGACCGCAATATATTCGGCCTTATGGAAATTGGACCAGCTTTTTATGCTAACAACGACAGGAATGCATCGGATTTGGATGAGTTCAATGAGGATGTCAACACCTTGCTACGCAACCTAAGCCGCATAGCTGCATCAGGTGACTCTCGTGTTAAGTATGCCGCAGATGATAAACTATCAGGTTCTAAGGTCATATATGGTCTAGTTCAGTGCACACCGGACTTGGAAGAGTCAGAGTGCGCTAATTGCTTGTACCAGTCCATTGAACGTATCCCAATAGATTGTTGTAAAGACAAGATAGGTGGTAGGGTTGTTAGACCAAGTTGTAATATGAGGTTCGAAACATCCTTTAAGTTCTATGGAGATCCAGCATTTGTACCACCAGTTCCTACGG GAAAGAGAAACGCAATTATCATAGCAGTATCAGTTGTTGTAATTGTTTCCGCGGTGCTTACTTATATGTACATTCGTTTAAACGGGAGGAATTCATGGACAAATTTGGAAA CTCTACAAGAAAACCtatatgatgatgataatgatggaATTGACGCTTCTGAGTCATTGCAAATCAGATTTAACATCATACGAGATGCTACAAATGACTTTTCTAATTCTAATAAACTCGGACAGGGTGGATTTGGGGCTGTTTACAGG GGTAAGCTACCCAATGGACAAGAGGTTGCCGTCAAAAGGTTGTCAGCTACTTCTAGACAAGGCGATGCCGAATTCAAGAATGAGGTGCTTTTAGTGGCCAAACTTCAGCACCGAAATTTAGTTAGACTACTTGGTTTCTGTATGGAAGGAACAGAAAAGCTACTTGTCTACGAATTTGTTCCAAATAAAAGCCTTGATTACTTCATATTTG ATGAAACCAAGAGAGCACAATTAGATTGGGATAGGCGCTTCAAAATCATTGCAGGTACTGCTCGAGGTATTCTCTACCTCCATCAAGATTCTCGATTGCGCATTATCCATCGTGACCTCAAAGCTGGTAACATTCTCTTGGACGAAGAGATGAACCCTAAGATAGCAGATTTTGGCGTGGCAAGGTTATTTGTTGTGGACCAAACTCATGAAGATACACAGAGAGTTATTGGGACATT TGGATATATGGCACCTGAGTATGCAGTGTTTGGAAAAATTTCAGAGAAGTCAGATGTTTTTAGCTTTGGTGTATTGATGCTTGAGATTGTAAGTGGTAAGAAAATCACTAGCATTCAACAAGGAGAGGAAACGGGATATCTATGCCATATTGTAAGTCGGAATGTTGTTCCGTTTATGTTGTTTGGAGTTGGGAAGTATGAAATTTGA